The nucleotide window acaaaatacaacagcagagattgcatttgttgtaaataagTGTGGTCAGGTCATAAATGAGGAGACCGGAcacagtagaataattattgtgggtcttttattctccgactgcaatttataaaagaaacagcattaacactgcaattttgaggatttgaggtaatcagtatcaaacaaacaaaatatttttcctcactgtacgtCACACTGACGGTAAACCTCAGTTAGCTTATGAACTTCAAAATCTTATCTCTGTGTCCTAGATATTTGCTCCAGTTAAAAGTGACTCTAGACTTGACTAGACACTCTAGACTTGACTAGACAACAGTAGTGgctctttctgaataaataaaataaaaaacagaaaaacaaatacatacattttcccAGCCACATAACTCATAGTCACATTACAGCATATTCTttagttcacagaaaacatactgtaaattacactaatgaacaaaatacattttcaagtaaacattcttgcatgagcttaaaacacattttgtgaatagTCTTAAACTCACTGGCACTCCTGTGTGCAGCTCGTGCGCCAAGTCACACACCTTGACCTCAATGCACTCTATCTCCCCTCtaaattcatcaaacacataaaaatggacacagtttatgcaaacagttattcttgtgctttatctatggggatatttttcacacgcgacatcaaaatacacacctCAGCAGTCCGTCTTTCACTcccactactgctacttccGTGTAACTAACTCTGCACGGGAACACTGTGATCCCCCATGATCTCCCGCGATCTCGCGCAACCTACTGCTGCACcgctcttaaagtgacagtgtcacctaaacaaaaagaaactgctaacacagtaataattccctacagaataataaaacactgtcttaaaagtctgaaaacagtcttggtctcttgttcacctggctacacaagcaaaaaaataaataaataaatatctaattttttttcttgattgggGGCCCCCTGGTGGCCAGGGGGCCCCAAGCAGCCGCTTAGTTCGCTTATGCCTTGGGCCGGCTCTGACTGCTGCCAAAAATCcttcacagtccagcagcattaaacaacttcaacaaccCGTCAACAGGCTTGTgaaggcaactgagagagatggGGAGGGTCTCATTTTTCAGATGAGAAAAAGTATTGTTGACAGcaagttgggacatctccagttgtgtttgtggcaatCAAAACTGGTATTTAAAGCCAAGACAAGATATtttcttaaccctaaccaagttgtttttgtgcctaaacacaACCAGAACATGAGCACAACACTGTTACAACCTAAAATTGAAAACTGTACCttaagaaacataaagttgcaacataaagaaatgtgaagtctGTACTGGATGCACAGAGATTACACCAACATTGTTTGACCTTTTTATCTGACTTTTGGTAAAGACAGTCAACTACAAGGCTGTTCCATTGAAATGAACCATaacatttaaacacagtttaaattGCCAGTTTTGTTTGCTTCTCTGTCGGTGATCAGTGTATGCAGGTCAGAGGTTGTGTCTTGTGAGCAGTGTAGGAAGATTGCTGAGGGGTCGAGACTGATGAGGAGGAAACCCACCAGAAAGGACCAAATCAGAGTTTTATCAAGATTTAGCCTCTTTACTACAAATCACACaaactttttgttgttgctgatgtttCCAAGTGTACTGGAGTGTCTTACATTTGTGCTTACCTTCCAGGCAGCCATTTGTTTCTCATCATTTCAATACAGCATTGAAATTGAACTTGCAGACTAAGTCTTATTTTTGTCAAAGTTGAGGTATGCTTGTGTtgtctctttaaaaaacaacttggtgaaagtcctcctctgtcttctcaTGACATTGGCACCATGCAGCAAGCTCCATAAAAGAATGGTTTTCCCAGTTTGGTGTTAAAGAACTTGACTGGCCTCCACAGAGCCCTGGCCTGACCCCTTCAACACAAGCCACGCCTTATCACCCAACACCAGTGGCCAGTGGACACATGGCTGATATTAATTGGGTATTTacacatacttttggccatgtagTTGTACTACAGACTGAACTGAAAAATCAGTGAATCTCAAAATAAGAATGAAGTATGTAATTGTGACAACAATATATAACATTCAAGGTGACGTATGTGACGTATGTGTAGCTCCAACCTATGTGAGACAAGTTTCAGGTCTCTGCAGGTGACTTCCATGCTGTATTGAAACAGACTGATAGTGGTGACTGACTGGAGGAAGCAGTCTCAAAACATGCAGTTTGCTTAGAATATGGCCAGCATTGATGCAAAGTATACTGATTGGTTGGTAAAACCAGTCACATATGCAAATCCAAGTGTGACTCGCCTGGTCTCAGGACAATTCTGCTCTAATGGTTCCATGTGTTGGCGAACATAGCCATGTCGAACCAAAAGGATTAAAAGCTCAgtttaaatcaaatttaaacTGCCTCTCAGTCTAATTTAAAGGTACACTGTCAGAATGTTATAGCTCCCTGTGCTTGCTattctaaatattaaaaatacatagaTTTGGAGATTTGGGTCCAGGGAATTGTTGATTTACCTTTACCACACCGAAATGACTGACTCGAAAAATAGTGGCTGTATTGCCTCATTCTGACTCAGCCGTCAGCTGTCAGCCGTCAGCTGTCAGCCGTCAAGTGCCATAGATAAGGGCTGGCTACAGTCATACACACAATAGTGGCTGGCCAAATAGATACAGGCAGTGGCGTGCACAGACTTTTTGAAGGGCAGGGGCgaatagaaaaaaaagggcACATACAGCGCGTTCTCGCCACTAAAGAGGGCACTTTAGCGTGCGTTTTGGCtcccaagagggcactttagcGCGTGTTTTGGCtcccaagagggcactttagcGCTTGTTTTGGCTCCCAAGAGGGATCTTTAGCGCGCGTTTTTGCCACCCAAGAGGGcagtttattatgttttaacCAGCCAAGGGTGCAGTTTAGTGTGTTTTGCCaaccaagagggcactttagcATGCGTTTTGGCccccaagagggcactttagcACGCGTTTTGGTCCCCCTGTGCATACCACTGCATACAGGCCCTCCCAACAGGTGTGTAAATCTAGGTTTAATCAACATTTTGAATTGGATCTAGATAGCTTTTGAACCTTAGATATTTTCAGACTAATGTGGAAGGTTTTGTTGAAAGTCCTTGAAGGAACCTTCAGCTGTAAGGAtgctttaaaagtaattttatgCAGGAAAAATAAGAGAATGTTCAAACCACTATAGTCATGAAAAGACAGTGAACTTCTTAGAATGCACACTCTGGTAACCATCAGATTTTCAGCTTTTGGCTGCTTCTGTATGAGGATAAGCAGGAAGAGGTGTCAGTTTGACCaatgcaaacaaacaatccCAAGTCCTGCAGTCCTGTGCAGATCAATCTATGGGCTCCACCCTCTGAAGTTAAAGCTGGGGGGGCAacagtatgttttgttttatttgatgattttagtttgaGCCAAAACTAAACTCAGCTGGAGCATACAGTCATCTAACAAAACCAAcagtttttttgcatttttgtctCATTAAGTCCACCTGACACATCTTTTATCATCAATTATTTTCCAACTACTTATCATGTTGCTAACATATCTGTCTGTACCTATGTACTGCAGAAAGCTGTTTGAGGTCATGCAGGCTGCCACCTGTGGGTCAGCTTTAATTGAAGGTGTGGAGAAAGGGATAGGACTCAAGTTCAGTCATTTCAGCTGCAGGCAATCAAAGGATTGTTTattcttaataataataaataataatgagtATTGTTATcgtagggtggctgggctcaaGCTTAGAAATAGGGTGAGGAGTTTGGTCATCCGCGGGGAGCTCGGAGTAGCTCCTTCACGTCTAAaagagccagctgaggtggttcaGGCATCTTGTTAGGATGCCTCCTTGGCGCGTGTACTGGGCAtgaccaactgggaggagaccctggggcagacccagaacttgCTGGAGGGACTATATATATCCCATCTGGTCTGGGAACGCCTCAGGATCCCCCAGAAGGAGCTGGTAagtgttgctggggagaaggaggtctggaaTACCCTTCTAAGCCTACTGCCTCCGCGACCCGACCCTGGATAAGGggaagataatggatggatggaatgAGTATTACTATTTagaacaataaaacatataataatTAGTCTGAAAAAGTAAGAGCTTTCAAATACATCTCATTCTCTTATTCAGCAGATAGTTTGCTCAGGTGTCATCATGAGACCTAATTGTGGAACATGGTCATATAAGGGAGAGATGGTAACCCCTGTCTCCACTGACTCTTGAtcaatgacctttgacctcttccCACTGGATGCTGTGAGTGGTTTTGGTTTGTTGTTCACAGACAGCTGATATTGTCTGATATTGATCCTCACTGTTTCACTGCTCCAGTGTTCCCCACAGTAGTCACATGTGATGCCAGTCTTCCTCAGTTTTCCAGACTACCTGTTTTTACTAGAATGAAGTTATATAATGACAACTGAGGTATCTCCATGACAAATACTCTATCTGCTGATGTAGACAATGAGATGAGGATCTTgacattattttgacaaaatactTTTCACAGGGTCCACAATGAACTTTCACTCTGAAAAATCAAATAGAATCTTGGATGGAGAAATGATTCAGTTACCTTTTGATTTGTTGCAGACATTAGGGTGCTGTTGTGAAGGTGGCTCTCATGTTTTACCTTTCTGGATTACAGATCATAGAGCTGCTGCTATTCACACAATATGACATGTTGACTACTTAAGTGGTTCTCTTAGCTTTGTTTCTTATGTTGCACTGAGAAcagcttctgtttgtttattgctTATCGTATATTGCCAAAGTATTGAAGATATCATATTTTATACTCTTTTGTATTTCCTTGTGCCAGTAATCTACTAAACCTCTGTATATGTATCTTGGGCTGCTGGAAAGGCTCGCTATCAATCTTTATTTGGATTTGCACATGAAGCTTATCACACAGTTGAATCACAAGCAGGACCATCTGTTTGCATTCAACTTTAAACTGCAGTATAGTCGTCCTTTACCCTGCATGAACAAGCACAGCGCTTAGCCACACTGAAACCACCAAAGGCTTTCATGGACATACATATTCAAAATGAGCTAATCGTGCTACACAGATTcgaatgttttcttttttcagcctTCAATTAACATGCAATGAAAAACTCAATGTGTGCAATTTAAACTCTCTTCTGTCTTATATGGGTGTTCCTTTTCTGAAAACTTGTTTACAGAAGAACATTGCTGTTGTTTACAGATAGGATTCTACCTGTACTGTTAAGTTATGTGGTGAATATCTGTACTGATATAATCCAATGTATCCACTGTAGTTCTAAGACAGAATTTGATGTGGTTGAAACCTAAAATAAAGCTGAAGAACGTACTTATGTGAagtgattatttattttgcattcaGAGGAAAGTGACTGACCcttaaacaaaaacatcaacagtaaACTTTCGATTCTGTAATCAGTCCCTCAGAACCAAAAAGTATAAGcttcttttttaattcaatGTCCAACAATCACAAAATTTGGCTGACCAGCTTCTTTTTTATCCACACCAAGCAGCAATTACCCAAAGCCAGCCATGGGTTCCAGACTTTGACCATTTAGTCCAGACTTCTTTTGGAGACAGCGTAACTTAATTTTGTAGATAGAGTGAGACGGTGCCCATGACCAGATTATCATAGTTTATATAAATTCTGCGTGGTGAGGTTTCAGCTATTTCATACTTGAGATGTAGCCTACAGCAGTGGTCAAAAATGTACATACAATTGTAAagataatgtacagtatatcatggTAGTCCTCAGAAAAATTAGAGCTTGAGAAATCACTGGAACTGTGATGGCttctttgtcacaaaaacattcatgaagtttgctttaaatcagattttattataggtcttttgaaaatgtgactaaatcggctggctcaaaaaaaaaatatatatatacatatacatacagtaacttgaacgaTTAATTTTGGTGATTAGAGAAAGTTCTTCATAACATAGCCTCTTAGtttcttctgagtgattatgattgataacagctggtgacttttctgggcccattttaataggactTGTTTGATACAACCTGTCTGCAACCTTCTGGGATCCCTGGGCAGTTGCTGCTTTGCCTGGTTGGTAATCCAGCCTTGTAACTTCATGTCTGAGTGATGAACTGAAAGAGCAAGTTCATTCAGCTGCAGTTCCTATTACTGGACACTGTCTCTTAGAAAATTGAGTGCAAATGAATccattatttcttctttcatccAAGAAGTCCAATTTGCCCCAATCTTGGCAAATCCAGGTGCAACATCCATTCAGCAATCattccattcatccatccaacagtttGTATTTACAGTGAATACAACACATTTGCAACCCATTCAAAAATTGAATTTTGATCAAATGACATATTGATAATATGTAGGTTTTTATATTCAACAAACATCAGATAGGTAACATATAAGCCCCACACTGCACTGTGAGTCAGAAAGTCTTGCTTGGTTGATGACTCTTCTGAGACAGATAGGCTGATGAAACTATGAAGATGGTGAATCTGCAAAGACCAGACGGGGAGGTGGAGGGCGCACACAAAActgcagcatgaatgaactaaAGGCAGGAGAcaatcatattttaaaaagacagcagcaagatgataGGATAAGGAGGAGGTGAATGATGGGATGGTGTGAGAAATAAACTAAGGACTGAGTATGTGAAAGAGTAGTCTTCCTGTCTGAACTTTTGCCAGAGCTTCATTTGTTGAAGTCAGTGAAGGTTTAGTACTTATTGCTGGGACTTTGGAACATGAACATCAGTTTTCTTCAGTGCTTATGTCATAATAACAGAGATTTCTCTGAAGCAGCTGCTCCTGCAGCCTTCTCAGAGCCACAAGTGGATCTTCTTTCAAAGGCGGTTCGTGCTGCGAGGACATTTTGGAGATGTAGCCTTGATCAGATCCACTGCTCTGACCCTTTTCACTGGGCTCCAGAACCTCATACTCCTCCATCTCCACGGGCTGAGACTGGCTGACTTTGGATGGAGCGAAATATTCACTCTGCCTGCTGGCACTTGAGGAATTTGGAGAGTTTGAGTCCAGGGAGTTCTGGGGGGCTGAGCTTCTCTGGTCAAAATGAGTGGAGAGTTGGATCATAGCTTGTAGGGAATCCTCCTCATTGTCCTCACAGGGAATTTGACCCAAGGGTTCTTCCTTGAGGGAGAGCCAGTTCTGTCTTGTTGGTGGCAGCCTGTTCAAAACAGGCTCAACTATATGGACAGATTCTGGACTGGGGCTGTGAGGATACATCTGATCTGTCAACATTTCATCTAGGTTGGAACAGTACTGATGTTTGCACACAGGGTTCACCCCTGGTGAAACTTCTGCCACTGACGACAGCTCACACTCTGTATTCAGTTCAGGTGTAAGGATGTGAAtactgttgctgtttttattgatttctacCTCATGGATGTAGACAGGAAGCCCATCTCGGATTAGAGGTACACACTCCATGACTGGAGGGATCTGCAGCTGGTCAATGAGCACGTTGGCCTCCATTGTGACGTCCTCCTCACTGTCCACACACTCCTTCTCAAACCAATCAGGATTTTCCAACTGGTAGGCCTGGAAGGTTTCGATGGCATTCTTCAGGGCTCTGCCTGAGGGACAACTGAAATATTCATCCCTACCGATACCCTCAATGTGGTTGACCTGACCTGGCTGATACTTCTCAATGTCTAGGATACGGAAGTAGAGCTCTTCAAAATGCTTCATCAACTTGTATTTGACTCCAATGTCAAAAACTGATGGCACATCTTGATCACTGCTGATGTCATCAAAGTAAGCCACCATGTACCTGCCCAACATGCCTGCCTGGTGCATATCTGGTAGAAAGAGGTTGAGAAAGGGAGTGAGCATGTCGTCAGTAGGGGAAAGAACGTCTTCCCTCAATGTCACCCGACCTTGACCGCACATGGCCCTCCATTTTGCCTGGACGCCTTGTGAGCACAGCACCAGGATTTTGTCCAAGGGGTTTTTTAACTGCTGCCGTTGCCACTCAAGCCATCGAAGGCGACCCACCATCCCAACCGAGGTGGTGTCCAGCAAGTCCACCAGCACCTTAGTGCCACACTTGGTCTGGAGGAAGGCGCAAAGTTTTAGCACTATGTCCCTGTAGAGGTGGTGGTCCTGGGAGTAGATGATCAGAACTTTGGGAGCTTGtttaagctgctgctgctgccatggttCATCACCTCCCACAGGTGCTGCAGTAACAGGTTGTCCTAAGCACATAGAAGATGCCATTAGCACAGTACAAGTAATTTCAAACAAATTGAACTCATTATGGATAGAACTGAAAATGTACATGTGACTGACCTGGCTttctgcagatgacacacataaTAAGTGCCATCactacacacaaaaacaccactCCCGGGACGACAAATGTGTACAGAGGGACAATGGGGGCATGTGTTGGACTTGCTGTGGAAATAAGATCACAGTTTATTGAGAAGCAGTGCAGGTGTTTTTACAGAATCAAATGGTCCCCGTGGCTGAAACTGAATAACTTTGTTGATTCAACGTccatgttgcttttgttttttttttgttttttagacaATATGGCTACATTTAGTGTGATTTGGTCTATGTTTAGCCCACAATGGATGTCAGTTTCAGTCCAAATGTGGCTTACTATATGTTACATGGCAACATAAAATTACTATTAATAACTTGATTAAAACTGttaactgttttgtttacacAAATACCTGAAGTTGATATTGTGCATATGtaaattatgtaaaaacaattcaaactTTGATAATCACTGTAAAAACCACATCTTGATACACGCTTTGGGCTCATGTTTGTTCAACAATCTACTTATTTGAGATTATTTCCACCTTGGACATCAGAATGTCTTATCTTTCTTAACGTTTTCATGAACTTAGCAGTCAGTGAAGTTTAGATAAGCAGTTCTCGAGAAAGCTGAGAGCAGCAATACCAGAGGCCAAGCAATCGACCTGTTCTGAAGAGGCACATTTTGAATGGGCCATGATCTAGTACTTTAAAAAGCCCTGCATTTGTGCAGCAGAATAAGTATTTTAGGGAATTCTTTCGAACATTTAAATGcaattaaagggaaaaaatgcCAATGTTAGTGAACCTTGTATTAAaggtctctgtctgtctgtatttagTTGTGTCTTCCATAATTGCTTGTGTCTTCTTTATTTGGTTGTGTTGTCTCATTATGCAGCATTTTTTACGTTGGCCCTCAGGgtcaaacacaacatttcagaaaacgcaACATTTGAGATAACACAAATACAATGACAATGCcattgtgtttgtgaaatgttattgtATTTTGACCATCAGGCCCACCATAGTTTTTTTTCGAAAATATTTTTTGGAATTGGTGAAGATTTTTTTGTCTATTGCATGTGCTTTGCGTAGCAAAAAAATTGTGACTTCAATTCACCATCTACATAAACATTTCCTTAACTCTGACGCTGCACTGTAATCACCAGATACATCAACAAGTCATTCTCCTCCTTAGCCATAATATTGATGCTTCGTATCTACCAACATACCATCACAAACATTAAGAGTTCTCCTTTGACGAGCACAATCCTGACCACATTGTGGGAAAAGAGGTTTGATCTGCAGTGAAGAATGAAGTCATGTTAACTTTAAGGGCAGATATGATCGTAGATAATAGAAAAACAAGCTTAGTGATGAACTAACATCACTCAACAGAATAGAGTTGAGTAGATTTACCTCGGCATCAAACTGGCAGCAGGATTTCGGCCATTTATCAAAGCTGAAAGTTACATTCAGGGTCGTCTGATTAGCCTGGAGAAGAGAGTTTATTTTGCGTGCATATTTTTAGATGAGGCACTTACCGAGACGTCTACCAATTCaaatgacattttctgacagtttttgtacatttgagaagaacagctgtctgtttaaaaaacaaatctcaaaAAAGTAATTGGGATTCATGTCAATTTTTAAGGAGGATATCACATAGAGAGATGttgctaaaaacaaaatgcctgCAACATAACTGTTGTCCTGTTACAGAAATGCACCtggtgtgtgtgcctctgttgGAACTTGCTTTGCATTATCCCTTTACTTTGACACTTGGTTAGGTATACCAAGGAAAAGACTAATACAATGGGTTAGGGTGCCATGTG belongs to Pagrus major chromosome 14, Pma_NU_1.0 and includes:
- the il17ra1a gene encoding interleukin 17 receptor A1a isoform X1, yielding MILHRAVLVLMCVSLSSTARILSWPPLNCSQQGLMCRVSISNCMDSKSLYKNKYTPSGPEGLLVTVDTRQDKTGHLQPVLVAHWKIRDDGSICYLDATELHVLVMSTNQNLCARYSFKEKLPMRSLSGEKWSFSANMVVVDPGQTYLVSVFNIPKPELGHSWYDVSTNVTVPDCRDHTMQRTQFCIDRGSLWQSNIIITAVSGRSALVVSFSPDRLCEEYIVIVSCSNNQHVDHTYKANQTTLNVTFSFDKWPKSCCQFDAEIKPLFPQCGQDCARQRRTLNVCDASPTHAPIVPLYTFVVPGVVFLCVVMALIMCVICRKPGQPVTAAPVGGDEPWQQQQLKQAPKVLIIYSQDHHLYRDIVLKLCAFLQTKCGTKVLVDLLDTTSVGMVGRLRWLEWQRQQLKNPLDKILVLCSQGVQAKWRAMCGQGRVTLREDVLSPTDDMLTPFLNLFLPDMHQAGMLGRYMVAYFDDISSDQDVPSVFDIGVKYKLMKHFEELYFRILDIEKYQPGQVNHIEGIGRDEYFSCPSGRALKNAIETFQAYQLENPDWFEKECVDSEEDVTMEANVLIDQLQIPPVMECVPLIRDGLPVYIHEVEINKNSNSIHILTPELNTECELSSVAEVSPGVNPVCKHQYCSNLDEMLTDQMYPHSPSPESVHIVEPVLNRLPPTRQNWLSLKEEPLGQIPCEDNEEDSLQAMIQLSTHFDQRSSAPQNSLDSNSPNSSSASRQSEYFAPSKVSQSQPVEMEEYEVLEPSEKGQSSGSDQGYISKMSSQHEPPLKEDPLVALRRLQEQLLQRNLCYYDISTEEN
- the il17ra1a gene encoding interleukin 17 receptor A1a isoform X2 — its product is MASSQLLSTGNCMDSKSLYKNKYTPSGPEGLLVTVDTRQDKTGHLQPVLVAHWKIRDDGSICYLDATELHVLVMSTNQNLCARYSFKEKLPMRSLSGEKWSFSANMVVVDPGQTYLVSVFNIPKPELGHSWYDVSTNVTVPDCRDHTMQRTQFCIDRGSLWQSNIIITAVSGRSALVVSFSPDRLCEEYIVIVSCSNNQHVDHTYKANQTTLNVTFSFDKWPKSCCQFDAEIKPLFPQCGQDCARQRRTLNVCDASPTHAPIVPLYTFVVPGVVFLCVVMALIMCVICRKPGQPVTAAPVGGDEPWQQQQLKQAPKVLIIYSQDHHLYRDIVLKLCAFLQTKCGTKVLVDLLDTTSVGMVGRLRWLEWQRQQLKNPLDKILVLCSQGVQAKWRAMCGQGRVTLREDVLSPTDDMLTPFLNLFLPDMHQAGMLGRYMVAYFDDISSDQDVPSVFDIGVKYKLMKHFEELYFRILDIEKYQPGQVNHIEGIGRDEYFSCPSGRALKNAIETFQAYQLENPDWFEKECVDSEEDVTMEANVLIDQLQIPPVMECVPLIRDGLPVYIHEVEINKNSNSIHILTPELNTECELSSVAEVSPGVNPVCKHQYCSNLDEMLTDQMYPHSPSPESVHIVEPVLNRLPPTRQNWLSLKEEPLGQIPCEDNEEDSLQAMIQLSTHFDQRSSAPQNSLDSNSPNSSSASRQSEYFAPSKVSQSQPVEMEEYEVLEPSEKGQSSGSDQGYISKMSSQHEPPLKEDPLVALRRLQEQLLQRNLCYYDISTEEN